One stretch of Sardina pilchardus chromosome 17, fSarPil1.1, whole genome shotgun sequence DNA includes these proteins:
- the LOC134061889 gene encoding beta-2-microglobulin-like translates to MKAAFVALLFAFIAVVAQGKTSPPKVQVYSRNPGKLDDDKQNTLICHVSGFHPPDITITLKKNGVEIPGAQQTDLAFESGWQFHLTKYVPFQPKKGESYTCEVRHMTSTKPYTWEPDM, encoded by the exons ATGAAAGCAGCATTTGTTGCCCTGCTGTTTGCCTTTATTGCCGTTGTGGCACAGGGGAAAACAT CCCCTCCAAAGGTGCAGGTTTATAGCCGTAACCCTGGCAAGCTGGATGATGACAAACAAAACACCCTGATTTGCCATGTCAGTGGCTTCCACCctcctgacatcaccatcaccctTAAGAAGAATGGGGTCGAGATTCCAGGAGCCCAGCAAACTGACCTGGCCTTTGAGTCAGGCTGGCAGTTCCACCTCACCAAGTATGTTCCCTTTCAGCCAAAGAAAGGGGAATCATACACCTGCGAGGTCAGGCACATGACTAGCACCAAGCCATACACCTGGG AGCCTGACATGTGA
- the LOC134061951 gene encoding beta-2-microglobulin-like, with protein MKYFLCFAFLFYLSSCALGKQSPPKVQVYSRNPGKLDDANQNTLICHVSGFHPPDITIILEKNGVEIPGAQQTDLAFESGWQFHLTKYVPFQPKKGETYTCKVRHMTTTKTYTWEPDM; from the exons ATGAAATATTTTCTTTGCTTTGCTTTCCTGTTCTACCTGAGCAGCTGTGCTCTCGGGAAACAAT cCCCTCCAAAGGTGCAGGTTTATAGCCGTAACCCTGGCAAGCTGGATGATGCCAACCAAAACACCCTGATCTGTCATGTCAGTGGCTTCCACCctcctgacatcaccatcatccttgAGAAGAATGGGGTCGAGATTCCAGGAGCCCAGCAAACTGACCTGGCCTTTGAGTCAGGCTGGCAGTTCCACCTCACCAAGTATGTTCCCTTTCAACCAAAGAAAGGGGAAACATACACCTGCAAGGTCAGGCACATGACTACCACCAAGACATACACCTGGG AACCCGATATGTAA